The nucleotide window TACTAAAATCCATACGAGCAATAATTACGAGGCTAAAGCCACTATATAAGACTGCCTCATAATTGTTAAAGCAATGACTAGAATGTCAAACTATATAATGGTTAAGTTAATCTATGATCTTTGTTATAAGGACTGCCTTTAGTCTTCTCTTACTACCAATACACTTATAGCTTTGACCAGCAATATAACCTTATCGCCAGCTTTTAAATTCAGATCATCCAGTGAATCAAGAGTCATAACAGAACCCATTCTTGAATTCGCCGGAATTTCAAGATCAACGTATCCCATTATCCCATCTTTTTTGACATGTTTGACCACAGCCGATAGTTGGTTACGTGCTCCGTATTTCATTTTCCCCTCCTACTACTATATTTACACATATTCTTAGCAATAATTGTTGGCAGTCAGCGAAATGGGACAGTTTTCCCTACCGAAGACTTTAGCATAAACAAGTAGCATTCACAAGCTATCTGGAGCAACATACCAGAGTATTTTTAAGAATCCAATGGTATCACCAGATTTGCTTGGGGTATCCTCCGGAGCATGTGTTGGGGCGGCCATCGCTATCCTACTCAATTCCAATAGCTTGGTCATTCAGGTAGGAGCTTTTGCAGGAGGCTCTTCTAACTATTCTTGTTTACCTGAGAATCTCCGGTATATAATCGTTAAATGAAGACAAACATCATATCGGTCATAAGACAAGAATTAAAGCTTCAGGTCGATGAGAAGACAAAGCAGAGTTACCAATCATTCTTTAAGGAGCCGGTCATAGCCTATGGGGTTAAGACTGCAGTCGTAAATAAAATCGCCAAAGACCGGTTCAAAGACGTTAAATCCCTGGGGAAACAAGCGATATTCGCGCTATGCGAAAAGTTACTTGAATCGGACTACAATGAAGAAGCTTTTATCGCCCTGCAATGGGCTTATTGGCTGCATAATGAATATGAGCCTGCCGATTTCGCCATACTGGAAAGGTGGGTCGAGAAATATATTAATAACTGGGCGAAATGTGACACTCTCTGCAATCACGCAGTCGGCTCATTCATCGAGCGCTATCCACAGTATATTGACGACCTCAAGAAGTGGACATCCTCAGGAAACCGGTGGCTGAGACGGGCTTCGGCGGTGACGCTCATCATTCCAGCAAAAAAGGGGAAATTCCTGAGCGACATTTTCCAGATAGCCGATAGTCTATTGCAGGATAAAGACGACCTTGTCCAGAAAGGTTATGGCTGGATGCTTAAAGAAGCCAGCATCGAACACCAGGAAGAAGTGCTTGATTACATCATGCGAAATAAAACCCTTATGCCCAGAACAGCACTAAGATACGCTATTGAGCGCATGCCGAAAGACCTGAAGCAAAAGGCGATGGCGAAGCCTTAGGAACAAGATCATTCCCATTGCCAGGAATGGAGGTGCACATGCAGGAGTCGGAGAAAGCAAAAGGATATTTGGATGCTTTATGCGGTGTAAAACCGAACCGACGTACTGGATCACCGGGAAACCGTGAGGCAACAGATTTCTTTAGTGCTATGGTGGAGAAATGGAATTACGAAGTTGACACGACTCCATTTCCTTGTTTGGATTATGAAAGCGGGAAGGCATGTTTGACTTGCCGAGGCCAGTCCTATGATATATATATCAGCCCCTTTTCTTTGGAATGCGATGTGACTTCGGAACTGATGACAGTATCGACAATTGCCGAGTTGGAGAATTGTCAGTGCAGGGACAAGGTGTTATTGATGCGGGGCGACATATGCTCAGAGCAGTTAATGCCCAAGAATTTTGTCTTCTATAACCCGGACCACCATAAGAGAATATATGCTCTCTTAGAAGAGAAACAACCAGCTGCGATCGTCGCGGCAACGGAGAAAAAACCGGAACTGGTCGGAGCACTCTATCCCTTCCCGCTAATAGAAGATGGGGATTTTATTATCCCGTCGGTATATTGCACTGATATTGTGGGCAAGGAAATAGCAGTGAATACCGAGAAGGTGTTCCGTTTAGCAACCGAAGCCAGGCGCATCCCATCAACAGCGTGCAATGTTATCGCACGGAAAAACCATGGCGCAACCCGAAAAATCGTCATAAGCGCTCATATCGATGCCTACTGGAGCACACCTGGAGCACTGGATAATGCTTCCGGTACAGTCGTTCTACTGCTGCTCGCCGAAATGCTTAAGGATTACGAAGGCAAGTCAGCTATCGAAATAGTCGCATTCAATGGAGAAGACTACTATAGCGCCGGCGGACAGATGGATTACTTAAGCCGATACGGGGAAGATTTTGATAAACTTGCTCTTGCCGTCAACTTGGATGATTTAGGCTACAAGCAGGGAAAAACTGCTTATTCTCTATACGAATGTTCGAACGACATCGAGCAGAAAGCATACGATATCTTTAGTCCTTATTCCGGCATGGTAAAAGGAAACCCGTGGTATCAGGGAGACCACATGATGTTCGTACAGAAAGGCAAACCGGCGATCGCCATGACATCTGAAAAGATGCCGGAGTTAATGGCTTCCATAACCCACACCTCGAAAGACACTCCGGACCTGGTGGACTGTGAAA belongs to Dehalococcoidales bacterium and includes:
- a CDS encoding DNA alkylation repair protein; translated protein: MKTNIISVIRQELKLQVDEKTKQSYQSFFKEPVIAYGVKTAVVNKIAKDRFKDVKSLGKQAIFALCEKLLESDYNEEAFIALQWAYWLHNEYEPADFAILERWVEKYINNWAKCDTLCNHAVGSFIERYPQYIDDLKKWTSSGNRWLRRASAVTLIIPAKKGKFLSDIFQIADSLLQDKDDLVQKGYGWMLKEASIEHQEEVLDYIMRNKTLMPRTALRYAIERMPKDLKQKAMAKP
- a CDS encoding M28 family peptidase produces the protein MQESEKAKGYLDALCGVKPNRRTGSPGNREATDFFSAMVEKWNYEVDTTPFPCLDYESGKACLTCRGQSYDIYISPFSLECDVTSELMTVSTIAELENCQCRDKVLLMRGDICSEQLMPKNFVFYNPDHHKRIYALLEEKQPAAIVAATEKKPELVGALYPFPLIEDGDFIIPSVYCTDIVGKEIAVNTEKVFRLATEARRIPSTACNVIARKNHGATRKIVISAHIDAYWSTPGALDNASGTVVLLLLAEMLKDYEGKSAIEIVAFNGEDYYSAGGQMDYLSRYGEDFDKLALAVNLDDLGYKQGKTAYSLYECSNDIEQKAYDIFSPYSGMVKGNPWYQGDHMMFVQKGKPAIAMTSEKMPELMASITHTSKDTPDLVDCEKLVEAASALRDFIQAY
- a CDS encoding TOBE domain-containing protein, producing MKYGARNQLSAVVKHVKKDGIMGYVDLEIPANSRMGSVMTLDSLDDLNLKAGDKVILLVKAISVLVVRED